ACACATCCTTAATTATTCTGATTAAGATAGGTATTTGTTTGATTGGTTAAGTTGTACCCTTTGTGGGTTAATTTTTTCCACGATGTCTATATAGGTTTGAGCTAATAACTTTCCGCGTGACTCCCAAGTGTAATGTTCGCGGACTCTTTGCTGACCAGCTTTTCCCATGCGCGATCGCCGTTCAGCATCTGTGGCTAAAACTTCCATAGCTCTAGCTAAATCACCAATTGCTTGCTCAGGTGTATGTGCAGAGATTTTTATCCCAGTCTCATCAGTAACTTGCGCTCCTGGTCCTCCCAAATCTAGACAAATTACTGGACGACCTGCTGCCATAGCTTCTAAACATACCCAACCACCGGAGTCATGCAAACTAGGATGAACCAGAACATGACATTCTTGCAGTTTCTGCAAAGATTTATCCCGTGGAAGTTTGCCTAAAAGTTTAACCCGTGAGCTAATACCTAACTCTTCAATTAAATTCTGAAGTCGTTCTCGTTCCCCACCCTCTCCCAACAACCAATACTCACAATTATCAGGAAGGTTTGCTTGAGCAAAAGCACGCACACTCAAGTGAAAACCTTTCCAATGCAAAAACCTACCCATACTGATAAATCTAATTGTAGAACTCTCAGATATAGGAAACGAAGCCAGATTTTCTATCTCTTTTTGAGGTAAAGCAGTTTCAGGAAAAATCTGTAAGTTTTTCACACCCATTAAACGTAAACGATTGGCAGTATCCTGGGTTGTCGCCAAAACAAATGTACTACGTTCAGCAGTTCCCTTCACAAACGGGTCATGTTCACCTATCCAACGTACCAAGTCTCGAAATGTTTCATAGATTTTTCCGCGTAAACTAAAATCAACCCAAAATGCTTTGGGAGCAGACTCACCACCACCAACCGGACCCCAAAGAAAAGGTGTGTCCAAAAAGGAAATTAAACTAGGAGACCAATACCTCACAAAAGTCACATGACGTGTTAAGTCAAAACCTATTTTTTTGTGGAGAGGACGAACTACGAAATATGCCCATAATTGCCACAGATAATAATGGAATTGAATCCCACGCTGCCCATATTCCCATTTACTAGTCCAAAATGGCAAATCAAAGTAGACAAAATATAATTGAGGAACAGGATTACGGGCTAACTCAGACTCGATACTCAAACGATTTTCAGAACGTGTTAGTACCCAAGTCTCATGGTATTTTGCTGTTTCTATGGCTGTATTCCAACCCACCCCTTCCTCCGAACCTTTACCAGGTTCACAGAAATACGCTGAAAGCAAAATTTTCATCTATATTATTTTGGTAATTTATCTATTTTTGCAAAACAAAAGAAGTCACATCTGCAAACAACTGTGCTGCCGTTTCCGGTGTATGTTGTGCAATAATTTCACGAGACTGTTGCCCCATAGAAACTACCAAATCAGGATTTTCTATCAAACGTGCCATCATATCTGCAAGTTCAGAAGGATTATAGGGGTCAAATACATAACCATTCTTCTGTGAAACCACCATCTCAGATGCTCCTGCCCATTGAGAACAGACAACAGGTTTACCAAAAGCCATTGCCTCTAGTACTACCATTCCCCAGGTATCTTCTAGAGATGGGAAAACAAAGACATCTGCATGATTGAAATATTCACCCAATTGTCCATAATCAACCCAACCTATCCATTGGATGTTATCTGCAAGACCCTGATTTTCTACAAAGTTTCTTAGTTCATCTTTTTGTGGACCAGTACCAATAATTTGTAACTGGTAATTTTCATAACCCCTTTGCTTCAAAATTGCACAGGATTGCAAAAGTAAATCAATACCTTTCCTTGCCTCTAATCTACCCACGTAAAGAAATACCGGATGTTGTGTTTTCTGGCATACGCTAGACGAAGATTCCCTAACTTTTTGCAGAAGAGCTTCAGATTCAGGAACCATATAAGGTTGAGCAAATATATGGCTTGGATTAACTCCTAAGACATCTACAAGATATTTTTTACCCTCATTACTATTTGTAATAAAAGCATCAGAAAAACGAGATATCAGCCATCGGATAAAAGTACGAAATTTAGAATTTCGATGATCTACATTCGGTGCACTACCTTCGTAGGCAATCACTAATTGCCATCTACCCAAGGGCTTAAATAGTAATGCAAATAAAGTCCACAAAGAATAAGAGCTAGCAAAAATGACATCCGGTTTAAAATCAAGTAAACGACCAATAATATTTGGAGATAACAGAATAAAAACTTGATTATATCCCTTGGATACCTTCTGAGTTTCTAGCAGTTGGACTTTACCAACTAACTCTATCGCTTCTGCACTAGGAGCAGTAGTGTCAAAGTTAGGCCAAACACGACCTGTATAGAGAATTGTCTCGTGGTAAATATTGCGTAAGGAGTGGAGTACAGGTTGCCAATAAGCACCTAACTCTACTGACGGTAAAAGTAGAGCAATTCGTAAGTTTTTCGATTTATTCATCTTAATTACAAGAATGTAAAATCACAAATCATATGAGGATATTTCTCTTGGAATTTATACTCGTACTATTAAATTTTCACTGTTTTTAGAGTCAGTCTGGCGTAGGGAAGTAACCAGTAAATCATCCAAAAAGCTCCCGCATGACGATGGCAAAATACTTTCCATTCTTTGATAGGTAAGCCTCTAGGTTGATTGATTTTTTCCCATCGTTCTTTGAGACTCAGAGATAAATCATCCCACGCTTGCTGACGTAAAGGGTTATACTCACAAGTTCCTATATATCCAGAAGCTATCCATATATTACCACCTTGTTTTTGCACTCTTAGACCATAGTCAACATCCCCTGTACTATGGCTAAAAGATGCATCTAAATTACCGACAGCCTTCGCTACTTCTTGAGGAATAAGAACACAGTTACCATTCATTGTTAAACAAGGTTTTATTCCTTCTTCTGGCTCAATAGGGCGAAACTTCAAAGGATGCCACCAGCTTTGTTTTTCCATACCTCCGTAGGTAAATACACCCGTTTTTATATCTTGGGTAGAACCTACAACTACTGAGTGACGATGTCCTTGATGAATTAATTTTTTGGAGGCTTGAAACAAAGTTTCTAAAGCATTTTTATAAAGTAATGTATCATCATTTAACCACAGATAATAATCATAATTAGATTTCATCGCTTCAGCAAAAGCCAGTCGCATCCCTCTATTCCAGAAGAGATTACCGTTACCTAATAATACTTTCACTTGTGGATAATGATGACGTATGGCATCTCCTGTACCATCGCTACTACCATCATCTACTAAATAAACTTGTGTTTGGATATTGAATGTAGTTTCTTGTCGGAATAATGCCTCTAAACAAGCTAAAGTCTTGGCTCGTCGATTATGACAAGTCATGAGTACAGCTAGACGTTTTATTTCCATAATATTCCTTTTGTTTAATCGAGGCTAAATTCTTCTAAATTTACTTTTCCTAAATCTTCTGGTTTCACAAATCGAGAGTGAATACCATCAGGTAAAGTATATGTTGGATTGTATATTTTATTGTAAATCATAAAATATGATTCTGTTTTTGATAATTAATTGAAGTCTTTATGTTTGGACATTCAAAGACAGAAACGATAACGTTTGAGTACTTAGGATATAAAGAGCATTCAAATACATGAAAAATCAACTTACTCCTTGTGAATATTTGGATATATCGAATATAAAAAAGCAGATTTTTCTGTTAAGAATCTTTAGAGAACACTAAAATGATAATGCTATTGATTTTTGCATGAATTCTATTCGCTTCAACTCTACAGCAGAAGAAAGTACAATTGAAATATAAATAACCCAATAAATACCATTTGTAGGCAATATGATTAGCC
The Calothrix sp. 336/3 DNA segment above includes these coding regions:
- a CDS encoding glycosyltransferase family 2 protein, whose protein sequence is MEIKRLAVLMTCHNRRAKTLACLEALFRQETTFNIQTQVYLVDDGSSDGTGDAIRHHYPQVKVLLGNGNLFWNRGMRLAFAEAMKSNYDYYLWLNDDTLLYKNALETLFQASKKLIHQGHRHSVVVGSTQDIKTGVFTYGGMEKQSWWHPLKFRPIEPEEGIKPCLTMNGNCVLIPQEVAKAVGNLDASFSHSTGDVDYGLRVQKQGGNIWIASGYIGTCEYNPLRQQAWDDLSLSLKERWEKINQPRGLPIKEWKVFCHRHAGAFWMIYWLLPYARLTLKTVKI
- a CDS encoding glycosyltransferase family 4 protein, with product MNKSKNLRIALLLPSVELGAYWQPVLHSLRNIYHETILYTGRVWPNFDTTAPSAEAIELVGKVQLLETQKVSKGYNQVFILLSPNIIGRLLDFKPDVIFASSYSLWTLFALLFKPLGRWQLVIAYEGSAPNVDHRNSKFRTFIRWLISRFSDAFITNSNEGKKYLVDVLGVNPSHIFAQPYMVPESEALLQKVRESSSSVCQKTQHPVFLYVGRLEARKGIDLLLQSCAILKQRGYENYQLQIIGTGPQKDELRNFVENQGLADNIQWIGWVDYGQLGEYFNHADVFVFPSLEDTWGMVVLEAMAFGKPVVCSQWAGASEMVVSQKNGYVFDPYNPSELADMMARLIENPDLVVSMGQQSREIIAQHTPETAAQLFADVTSFVLQK
- a CDS encoding glycosyltransferase family 4 protein; the encoded protein is MKILLSAYFCEPGKGSEEGVGWNTAIETAKYHETWVLTRSENRLSIESELARNPVPQLYFVYFDLPFWTSKWEYGQRGIQFHYYLWQLWAYFVVRPLHKKIGFDLTRHVTFVRYWSPSLISFLDTPFLWGPVGGGESAPKAFWVDFSLRGKIYETFRDLVRWIGEHDPFVKGTAERSTFVLATTQDTANRLRLMGVKNLQIFPETALPQKEIENLASFPISESSTIRFISMGRFLHWKGFHLSVRAFAQANLPDNCEYWLLGEGGERERLQNLIEELGISSRVKLLGKLPRDKSLQKLQECHVLVHPSLHDSGGWVCLEAMAAGRPVICLDLGGPGAQVTDETGIKISAHTPEQAIGDLARAMEVLATDAERRSRMGKAGQQRVREHYTWESRGKLLAQTYIDIVEKINPQRVQLNQSNKYLS